The following are from one region of the Prionailurus bengalensis isolate Pbe53 chromosome A2, Fcat_Pben_1.1_paternal_pri, whole genome shotgun sequence genome:
- the TES gene encoding testin isoform X1, with protein MDLEAKVKKMGLGHEQGFGAPCLKCKEKCEGFELHFWRKICRNCKCGQEEHDVLLSNEEDRKVGKLFEDTKYTTLIAKLKTDGIPMYKRNVMILTNPVAAKKNVSINTVTYEWAPPVQNQALARQYMQMLPKEKQPVAGSEGAQYRKKQLAKQLPAHDQDPSKCHELSPKEVKEMEQFVKKYKSEALGVGDVKLPREMDTQGPNRMLLPGGDRSTTAAVGAMEGKSAEHKRTQYSCYCCKLSMKEGDPAIYAERAGYDKLWHPACFVCSACQELLVDMIYFWKNGKLYCGRHYCDSEKPRCAGCDELIFSNEYTQAENQNWHLKHFCCFDCDNILAGEIYVMVNDKPVCKPCYVKNHAVVCQGCHNAIDPEVQRVTYNNFSWHASTECFLCSCCSKCLIGQKFMPVEGMVFCSVECKKMMS; from the exons atgggcttaggtcatgagcaaGGATTTGGAGCTCCctgtttaaaatgcaaagaaaaatgtgaaggaTTCGAACTACACTTCTGGAG AAAAATATGTCGTAACTGCAAGTGTGGCCAAGAAGAGCATGACGTCCTCTTGAGCAATGAAGAGGATCGAAAAGTGGGAAAACTTTTTGAAGACACCAAATATACCACCCTGATTGCCAAGCTAAAAACAGATGGAATTCCCATGTATAAACGCAATGTTATGATACTGACCAATCCAGTTGCTGCCAAGAAGAACGTTTCCATCAATACAGTTACCTACGAGTGGGCTCCTCCTGTCCAGAATCAGGCATTG GCCAGGCAATACATGCAGATGCTGCCAAAGGAGAAGCAGCCCGTGGCAGGCTCAGAGGGGGCACAGTACCGAAAGAAGCAGCTGGCAAAGCAGCTCCCTGCACACGATCAAGACCCTTCAAAGTGCCATGAGTTGTCTCCCAAAGAGGTGAAGGAGATGGAACAGTTTGTGAAGAAATATAAGAGTGAGGCTCTGGGAGTAGGAGATGTCAAACTTCCCCGTGAGATGGACACGCAAGGCCCCAACAGAATGCTCCTCCCTGGAGGGGACAGAAGCACCACGGCAGCAGTGGGGGCCATGGAGGGCAAATCGGCCGAACACAAAAGAACTCAGTAT TCCTGCTACTGCTGCAAACTGAGTATGAAGGAGGGTGACCCAGCCATCTACGCTGAAAGAGCCGGCTATGATAAACTATGGCACCCGGCTTGTTTCGTCTGCAGTGCCTGCCAGGAACTCCTGGTCGACATGATTTATTTCTGGAAGAATGGGAAGCTATACTGTGGCAGACATTACTGTGACAGTGAGAAACCACGATGTGCTGGCTGTGATGAG TTAATATTCAGCAATGAGTACACCCAGGCAGAAAACCAAAATTGGCATTTGAAACACTTCTGCTGCTTTGACTGTGACAACATCCTAGCTGGGGAAATATACGTGATGGTCAATGACAAGCCCGTGTGTAAGCCCTGCTATGTGAAGAATCATGCTGTG GTTTGTCAAGGATGCCACAATGCCATTGATCCTGAAGTGCAGCGAGTGACCTATAACAACTTCAGCTGGCATGCGTCCACAGAATGCTTTTTGTGTTCCTGCTGCAGCAAGTGTCTCATTGGGCAGAAGTTCATGCCAGTAGAAGGGATGGTTTTCTGTTCAGTGGAGTGTAAGAAGATGATGTCTTAA
- the TES gene encoding testin isoform X2, producing MGLGHEQGFGAPCLKCKEKCEGFELHFWRKICRNCKCGQEEHDVLLSNEEDRKVGKLFEDTKYTTLIAKLKTDGIPMYKRNVMILTNPVAAKKNVSINTVTYEWAPPVQNQALARQYMQMLPKEKQPVAGSEGAQYRKKQLAKQLPAHDQDPSKCHELSPKEVKEMEQFVKKYKSEALGVGDVKLPREMDTQGPNRMLLPGGDRSTTAAVGAMEGKSAEHKRTQYSCYCCKLSMKEGDPAIYAERAGYDKLWHPACFVCSACQELLVDMIYFWKNGKLYCGRHYCDSEKPRCAGCDELIFSNEYTQAENQNWHLKHFCCFDCDNILAGEIYVMVNDKPVCKPCYVKNHAVVCQGCHNAIDPEVQRVTYNNFSWHASTECFLCSCCSKCLIGQKFMPVEGMVFCSVECKKMMS from the exons atgggcttaggtcatgagcaaGGATTTGGAGCTCCctgtttaaaatgcaaagaaaaatgtgaaggaTTCGAACTACACTTCTGGAG AAAAATATGTCGTAACTGCAAGTGTGGCCAAGAAGAGCATGACGTCCTCTTGAGCAATGAAGAGGATCGAAAAGTGGGAAAACTTTTTGAAGACACCAAATATACCACCCTGATTGCCAAGCTAAAAACAGATGGAATTCCCATGTATAAACGCAATGTTATGATACTGACCAATCCAGTTGCTGCCAAGAAGAACGTTTCCATCAATACAGTTACCTACGAGTGGGCTCCTCCTGTCCAGAATCAGGCATTG GCCAGGCAATACATGCAGATGCTGCCAAAGGAGAAGCAGCCCGTGGCAGGCTCAGAGGGGGCACAGTACCGAAAGAAGCAGCTGGCAAAGCAGCTCCCTGCACACGATCAAGACCCTTCAAAGTGCCATGAGTTGTCTCCCAAAGAGGTGAAGGAGATGGAACAGTTTGTGAAGAAATATAAGAGTGAGGCTCTGGGAGTAGGAGATGTCAAACTTCCCCGTGAGATGGACACGCAAGGCCCCAACAGAATGCTCCTCCCTGGAGGGGACAGAAGCACCACGGCAGCAGTGGGGGCCATGGAGGGCAAATCGGCCGAACACAAAAGAACTCAGTAT TCCTGCTACTGCTGCAAACTGAGTATGAAGGAGGGTGACCCAGCCATCTACGCTGAAAGAGCCGGCTATGATAAACTATGGCACCCGGCTTGTTTCGTCTGCAGTGCCTGCCAGGAACTCCTGGTCGACATGATTTATTTCTGGAAGAATGGGAAGCTATACTGTGGCAGACATTACTGTGACAGTGAGAAACCACGATGTGCTGGCTGTGATGAG TTAATATTCAGCAATGAGTACACCCAGGCAGAAAACCAAAATTGGCATTTGAAACACTTCTGCTGCTTTGACTGTGACAACATCCTAGCTGGGGAAATATACGTGATGGTCAATGACAAGCCCGTGTGTAAGCCCTGCTATGTGAAGAATCATGCTGTG GTTTGTCAAGGATGCCACAATGCCATTGATCCTGAAGTGCAGCGAGTGACCTATAACAACTTCAGCTGGCATGCGTCCACAGAATGCTTTTTGTGTTCCTGCTGCAGCAAGTGTCTCATTGGGCAGAAGTTCATGCCAGTAGAAGGGATGGTTTTCTGTTCAGTGGAGTGTAAGAAGATGATGTCTTAA